A stretch of the Gracilinanus agilis isolate LMUSP501 chromosome 4, AgileGrace, whole genome shotgun sequence genome encodes the following:
- the PRDX6 gene encoding peroxiredoxin-6: protein MQALPSDVPCSLLSRWGILFSHPRDFTPVCTTELGRATKLAPEFAKRNVKMIALSIDSVQDHLAWCKDINAYNGEPPVEKLPFPIIDDHKRDLAVKLGMLDPDERDGQGMPVTARVVFIFGPDKKLKLSILYPATTGRNFDELLRVIDSLQLTAYKKVATPVDWKPGDSCMVVPTISEEEAKSLFPKGVFTKDLPSGKKYLRYTPQP from the exons ATGCAGGCCTTGCCCTCGGATGTCCCGTGTTCTCTTCTTTCCAGATGGGGCATCCTCTTCTCCCACCCTCGGGACTTCACTCCAGTGTGCACCACAGAGCTGGGCCGTGCCACCAAGCTCGCCCCAGAATTTGCCAAGCGGAATGTTAAGATGATCGCCCTCTCTATCGACTCTGTCCAGGACCACCTTGCCTGGTGTAAG GATATCAATGCATACAATGGAGAGCCGCCCGTCGAGAAGCTGCCTTTCCCCATCATCGATGATCACAAACGGGACCTCGCTGTCAAGCTGGGCATGCTAGACCCGGATGAGCGGGACGGGCAGGGCATGCCTGTGACGGCGCGCGTG GTATTTATTTTTGGCCCTGATAAGAAGTTGAAGCTGTCCATCCTGTACCCAGCAACCACCGGCAGGAACTTTGACGAGCTCCTCAGAGTGATCGACTCCCTTCAGTTGACGGCCTACAAGAAGGTTGCTACTCCCGTGGACTGGAAA CCTGGAGACAGCTGCATGGTGGTTCCAACCATCTCTGAAGAGGAGGCCAAATCCCTGTTTCCTAAAGGAGTCTTCACCAAAGACCTCCCTTCAGGCAAGAAATACCTCCGGTACACCCCCCAGCCCTAG